The following proteins are encoded in a genomic region of Sebastes fasciatus isolate fSebFas1 chromosome 14, fSebFas1.pri, whole genome shotgun sequence:
- the LOC141782037 gene encoding uncharacterized protein LOC141782037 → MLGRDMRTTFAKLWSLTLIIWPVIIFMIIAVTRKQFPPVIKETCFVGPRNLPSAGFFPFLQTLMCNTDSNCNNKSLSVDPAALKSTNRGGTRLNLLLQPADLNFNVSKNYRKDSDALIEALSSILGPFHQQGSNNVSHMNPMNTTLLGDQESLNKLLESMNMLKRAICTMTLSTMNTTSHNPLSYAVVTFCRSNNTVFEVSLNTLNQLLTELMVTKPNETMTVAAAAVMVFDKLQNHTSLWESLLAIPQLLSSGSFDQVLASAEVLLTNVQGAMNVIQNNFPEVGASLSTVHPFLAGGINMIRYAQKWPGRGVSITLGDVVTLQNDSLSEMVKRVLQEVKIPLDKAIGLTFDRDMVLSHLCENSSNPLWLTAACSTGTVNTLLGFISPDKVAKQILLVWSERVAPHDVSFAKGLLHSLMGGPSPGGQGGTRNRRSVETQPQNIEEELFLGVGKVVMEIIQTVPELDMVVDAFLKTGFQFMQSATLGLDTVEEMMENFLKDANQIQMTYLSLMTNQSAASVCISRILDSVMGILPKVMSTQSLTCKDLLGPFEWLLNTESIKIEVLRSAICQNSSALQEALLMDWLPLIQKGQDLYIALTGQGNYNLTLPMILSEWHKLYNKSMQFGMRSNRLAAQLSGEYWINWMVDNSTQDVPGILQQSVFLFMVNVGENIEKSQLWPEVKDYFHMLYWILNYRPDVTTQPANCSIDINYLSIHCNTGLKWPQFVQAMTQALMSPSQDVLMNCLKGTVNLLQNAYGDVYRNLVGTYLKQEIQGGDALSAYLINLMKNLDGFINTITMLPDQSNVTIPLIGNLLQSTGLRPLLPLLLSDGPLNASALLDVASKLGRLNQHIFSFNETDPTMPELERLIMLFLSLEGNLTMSLSHIMGNTELTYSDYFHPDYVARLRQAIEPFTNQTSAGFVETILSAMELLKKMLDAPNGDPTNIILEYTRQLQEFLKSLYRLQKIQHQGQLSPAQVTDLHSLSKDFLDLLTQEGLQNLTQAGPDAAQNIVAQKLVAFLPPEVRQEAARFLQDFKALQYQIAKCAAGQNCLAGISEIFTFLNQISELMLSANGNVTITLAATNLVLEGREYEEITSLFFPLLLSSNDASYVESFKQTLHFIRLIMATPNITVSDVQNALQQSNLTLRELNNIAALAGAANINDLIGNIMQIINARQCFEPQHNPMVTTQCVMGLISGVSSFLTHLPAFRNETAILSLIPLIINNTISDGVQVDFSSNPNLALAHILNRTLANIKMSFQLNHMYTPEIMKEIRVVEGLIRLVANTDPFDNLNTSLLMNSGYAQKIYLEIVEWYLKRLENITSTSSASEFLAPFYYSTQMQVTSQLAYSEFSLFISKQVESLINSLQYPIDGAGVRQIGLTTVEILRRQFDLIISEVEAQNNFPGSPPLCNTTALHVIKLQVKLYLDTIEMWMKQPNVLPVLSSLLQWGNPSINVSTPVTDIQHLLGTMVNVLSADQQAYLSIISNITKSLSEALMVAEQPGGPQSDHFLAAILEAVQKAMQVVTAATGPLPLSVQQNILEIVQDSVKLAVHPDISFASSRNISLLILKRVESVIQQTLPEIAEYLLPALKVATTYFQSISAGGGPNVWNQLILDEMNAIQSFLPPNSSAQAYVSVLINITHFILESGQGKSASPCHCRWTSC, encoded by the exons GTCCATTTCATCAACAAGGGTCTAATAATGTCTCTCACATGAACCCCATGAATACCACTCTTCTGGGAGATCAG GAGTCCTTGAACAAACTGCTGGAGTCAATGAACATGCTGAAGAGAGCCATCTGCACCATGACGCTTTCCACGATGAACACAACGTCACACAACCCGCTCTCCTACGCTGTGGTCACTTTCTGCAGGTCCAACAACACTGTGTTTGAAGTCTCGCTCAACACACTCAACCAG TTACTGACGGAGCTGATGGTGACAAAACCAAATGAGACGATGACGGTGGCCGCGGCCGCGGTGATGGTGTTCGATAAGCTGCAAAATCACACCTCACTGTGGGAAAGCCTTCTAGCTATTCCTCAGCTCCTCTCCTCCGGTTCTTTTGACCAAGTGCTGGCCAGTGCAGAGGTTCTTCTCACCAACGTACAGGG TGCTATGAATGTCATCCAGAACAATTTCCCTGAAGTCGGTGCCTCACTTTCCACGGTGCATCCATTCCTTGCTGGAGGTATCAACATGATCCGCTACGCCCAAAAATGGCCTGGCAGAG GTGTGTCTATCACCCTCGGAGATGTTGTCACGTTGCAGAATGACTCACTAAGTGAGATGGTGAAACGTGTTCTACAAGAGGTCAAAATACCCCTGGACAAG GCTATCGGCCTGACGTTTGACAGAGACATGGTGCTTTCACACTTGTGTGAGAACAGCAGTAACCCATTGTGGTTAACAGCAGCGTGCAGTACAGGCACCGTGAACACGCTTCTGGGCTTTATCAGCCCTGATAAGGTGGCAAAGCAG ATTCTCCTGGTATGGAGTGAGCGTGTTGCGCCACATGATGTGTCCTTCGCCAAAGGACTGCTGCACAGCCTGATGGGAGGTCCCTCCCCAGGAGGACAGGGAGGCACCAGGAACCGGCGTAGCGTAGAAACACAACCACAAAACATCGAGGAGGAGCT GTTTTTGGGGGTCGGCAAAGTGGTGATGGAGATTATACAAACTGTGCCGGAGCTGGATATGGTTGTCGATGCCTTCCTCAAAACTGGCTTTCAGTTCATGCAGTCAGCAACACTGGGCCTGGATACTGTAGAAG aaatgatGGAAAATTTCCTGAAAGATGCCAATCAAATCCAAATGACGTATCTATCGTTGATGACAAACCAGTCTGCAGCAAGCGTTTGTATTAGTCGTATCCTGGACAGTGTGATGGGAATTCTACCAAAG GTTATGTCAACTCAGTCTTTAACATGCAAGGATCTCTTGGGTCCCTTTGAGTGGCTCTTAAACACAGAGAGCATAAAGATCGAGGTGTTGAGGTCAGCTATCTGTCAGAACAGCTCTGCTCTACAGGAAGCGCTACTGATGGACTGGTTGCCATTGATTCAGAAG GGACAAGACTTGTACATTGCCCTCACAGGCCAAGGAAACTACAACCTGACACTTCCCATGATTCTCTCTGAGTGGCACAAGCTGTACAATAAAAGTATGCAGTTCGGGATGCGTTCGAACAGACTGGCTGCACAGTTGTCTGGAGAATACTGGATAAACTGGATGGTAGACAACAGCACTCAAGATGTTCCTGGGATTCTTCAACAAAG TGTTTTCTTGTTCATGGTGAATGTTGGAGAAAACATTGAGAAGAGTCAACTGTGGCCCGAGGTAAAGGATTATTTCCACATGCTTTACTGGATTCTGAACTACAGGCCCGATGTCACAACTCAGCCAGCAAACT GTTCCATTGACATCAACTACTTATCCATTCATTGCAATACTGGTTTGAAATGGCCCCAGTTTGTTCAAGCAATGACTCAGGCTCTGATGTCACCAAGCCAAGACGTCCTGATGAA TTGTCTCAAAGGAACCGTGAATCTGTTGCAGAATGCGTATGGTGACGTCTATAGAAATCTGGTCGGAACATATTTGAAACAAGAAATCCAAGGTGGCGATGCGCTCTCTGCCTACCTGATAAACCTGATGAAAAACCTGGATGGCTTTATCAACACAATCACCATGCTTCCTGACCAAAGCAATGTCACAATTCCCCTCATCGGTAACCTGTTACAGTCCACAGGTCTGAGACCACTGCTGCCTCTGCTCCTCAGTGACGGCCCCCTCAATGCCTCTGCACTGCTCGATGTTGCCTCGAAGCTTGGCCGGCTCAACCAGCACATATTTTCCTTCAATGAGACAGACCCAACGATGCCTGAACTGGAACGGTTGATAATGCTATTTCTCTCCTTGGAGGGTAACCTCACCATGTCTCTTTCCCACATCATGGGAAACACTGAGCTTACCTACTCAGACTACTTCCACCCTGACTATGTGGCCCGTCTCAGACAAGCCATCGAGCCTTTCACCAACCAGACCTCAGCAGGCTTTGTAGAAACCATCCTCAGTGCCATGGAGCTACTAAAGAAGATGTTGGATGCACCAAACGGTGACCCAACTAACATCATTCTTGAGTACACACGCCAGCTTCAAGAATTCCTGAAGTCTCTTTATAGACTGCAGAAAATCCAACATCAAGGCCAGCTTAGCCCAGCACAAGTCACAGACCTCCACTCGCTTTCCAAGGACTTTCTCGACCTTCTCACCCAAGAGGGCCTTCAGAACCTGACTCAGGCTGGACCAGATGCTGCCCAGAACATTGTCGCGCAGAAACTTGTAGCGTTCCTACCACCTGAGGTCCGACAGGAAGCTGCTCGCTTTCTCCAGGATTTCAAAGCTCTGCAGTATCAGATAGCTAAATGTGCAGCAGGCCAAAACTGTTTGGCTGGAATCTCAGAAATCTTCACTTTCCTGAATCAGATATCAGAGCTGATGCTCTCAGCCAACGGTAATGTCACCATCACATTAGCTGCAACCAACCTGGTTCTGGAGGGACGGGAATATGAGGAGATCACATCCTTGTTCTTCCCACTCCTCCTGTCTTCTAATGATGCTTCCTATGTGGAATCATTCAAACAGACTCTCCACTTCATCAGATTGATCATGGCTACACCAAATATTACTGTGTCGGACGTCCAGAATGCTCTGCAGCAGTCAAACCTAACCCTCAGGGAGCTGAACAACATTGCCGCACTAGCTGGAGCTGCCAACATTAACGACCTGATTGGAAATATAATGCAGATTATCAATGCTCGCCAGTGTTTCGAACCGCAGCATAACCCGATGGTGACAACCCAGTGTGTTATGGGATTGATAAGCGGTGTCAGCAGTTTCCTGACACACCTACCTGCTTTCCGTAATGAGACAGCCATCCTTTCCCTCATACCGTTAATCATCAATAACACTATCAGCGATGGCGTCCAAGTTGACTTCAGCTCCAATCCTAACTTGGCTCTCGCACACATCCTGAACAGAACCCTGGCCAATATCAAGATGAGCTTCCAGCTGAACCACATGTACACTCCAGAGATCATGAAGGAAATCAGAGTGGTAGAGGGTCTGATACGACTGGTCGCCAACACGGACCCATTTGACAATTTGAACACCAGCTTGCTGATGAACTCGGGGTATGCTCAGAAAATATATCTGGAGATTGTGGAATGGTACTTGAAAAGGCTGGAAAATATCACGAGCACAAGCTCGGCCTCAGAGTTCCTCGCTCCCTTTTACTACTCCACACAAATGCAAGTGACATCACAGCTGGCATACAGCGAATTTTCTTTGTTTATCAGTAAGCAGGTCGAGTCCCTGATAAACAGCCTCCAGTACCCAATAGATGGTGCAGGGGTGAGACAAATTGGCCTGACAACGGTTGAGATTCTTCGGCGTCAATTCGATCTCATCATTTCTGAAGTAGAGGCTCAGAATAACTTCCCAGGATCTCCGCCGCTGTGCAACACAACCGCTCTGCATGTCATTAAGCTCCAAGTGAAGCTTTACCTCGATACAATAGAGATGTGGATGAAACAACCCAATGTCCTGCCTGTCCTCAGTAGCCTGCTACAATGGGGAAACCCCTCCATAAATGTCTCCACCCCTGTGACAGACATCCAGCACCTTCTGGGGACGATGGTTAATGTTCTCAGTGCCGATCAACAGGCCTACCTCTCCATCATTAGCAATATCACCAAGTCCCTGAGCGAAGCCCTAATGGTGGCAGAGCAACCAGGCGGCCCACAGAGTGACCACTTCTTAGCCGCTATCTTGGAAGCCGTCCAAAAAGCTATGCAGGTCGTGACTGCAGCCACAGGCCCGCTGCCGCTCTCTGTACAGCAGAACATCCTGGAAATTGTGCAGGACTCAGTTAAACTCGCCGTCCATCCAGACATAAGTTTTGCCTCATCACGTAACatctccctcctcatcctcaagAGGGTTGAGAGCGTCATCCAACAGACACTACCAGAAATCGCTGAATACCTGCTTCCTGCTCTCAAAGTAGCAACCACATATTTTCAGAGCATCTCCGCAGGCGGTGGACCAAACGTCTGGAATCAATT GATCCTGGATGAGATGAATGCAATCCAGAGCTTCCTGCCTCCAAACAGCTCAGCCCAGGCATACGTCTCCGTCCTCATTAACATCACTCACTTCATCTTGGAATCTGGCCAAGGCAAGTCAGCTTCTCCGTGTCACTGTAGGTGGACAAGTTGTTGA